The following DNA comes from cyanobiont of Ornithocercus magnificus.
CAGCATGTCTGTCTCTGAAGAAGTGGCCTGTATAGCGTGGTTGATTTCTGGATCTCTGTAGCCTAAAGACTTCAGAGTCTGCTTAATATCGAGCAGCTCCACTGCCAGGTGGTTTTCTAGTGATAGATTAACTATTTGCTTTTCTTCAGATAGAGAGCTTATGTCGGAATTTAACAAAGATGCTAGTTTATCGTGCAATTCTGTCACTATGCGTTCAGCTACTCGCTTACCAACCCCATGAATTTGACATAGACGACCTATATTTTTGTGCATTATAGCATATGCTAGCTCGTTCGTTGATGCTTCTTCCAATAAAGCTATCGCAGTTTGAGGGCCAACACCGTTGACTGCGATTAGGTTTCTAAACAGTTCCCGGTCACAAAGGTCGCGGAATCCAAATAGACTACTATCATCTTTTCTTTGCACTTGATGCACCCATAACGTGAGTCTCCCTTCACCATCTGGTTCTAGCCTATTTATAGCACGCCTCGGTAATTGCACCTCATAACCTATTCCTCCACAGGCCAGGACCAGCCCGTGTCGTTGTCCCTGTTGCCAAGTACTTATTTGCTGTCCTTGTAACCAGCCAATCATTATAATCTACACCAGACGCTGGCCATGTTGCCTGACCTTGATTCATCTAGAATTGACAAGCACTTAAACCTAAGAATCGCAGTAGTTTTCGCGATATTCCTCAGCGCTTGCTCTGCCACATTACAACCACCGCAATC
Coding sequences within:
- a CDS encoding Holliday junction branch migration protein RuvA gives rise to the protein MIGWLQGQQISTWQQGQRHGLVLACGGIGYEVQLPRRAINRLEPDGEGRLTLWVHQVQRKDDSSLFGFRDLCDRELFRNLIAVNGVGPQTAIALLEEASTNELAYAIMHKNIGRLCQIHGVGKRVAERIVTELHDKLASLLNSDISSLSEEKQIVNLSLENHLAVELLDIKQTLKSLGYRDPEINHAIQATSSETDMLGCSDSEVWLRECLRWLSQGQIGCAGTEITK